A single genomic interval of Terriglobus albidus harbors:
- a CDS encoding YqaA family protein has protein sequence MQLVTGMGMAGLFLLAVVDSSFIPLPIPGATDILLVILAARHHAWLWITIVATAGSLVGGSMTYHLGKVGGMHTLEKRVPQRYLKRITSWTAKHGLLAVALPAILPPPAPLTPFLLAAGVLQVPRKKFYAAFGTSRLIRHGAAAWLGYRYGRSILRGWTHFSSEWSTPLLIVLWGALIVACAWGVYRLVKRERGEAHQHLSA, from the coding sequence CTTTTTCTTCTGGCGGTTGTGGACTCATCGTTCATTCCACTGCCCATTCCCGGCGCCACGGACATCCTGCTGGTCATTCTGGCGGCAAGACACCATGCATGGCTCTGGATAACCATCGTGGCGACAGCAGGCTCTCTGGTTGGCGGAAGTATGACCTACCACCTGGGTAAGGTGGGCGGCATGCATACGCTTGAAAAGCGTGTCCCACAGCGTTACCTGAAACGCATCACCAGCTGGACAGCCAAACATGGACTTCTTGCAGTTGCCCTGCCCGCGATTCTTCCTCCGCCCGCGCCATTGACGCCATTCCTTCTGGCTGCAGGCGTTCTGCAGGTTCCTCGCAAAAAGTTCTACGCCGCCTTTGGCACCAGCCGTCTGATACGTCATGGCGCAGCGGCTTGGCTGGGCTACCGCTATGGCCGATCCATTCTGCGAGGATGGACGCACTTCTCCAGCGAGTGGTCCACACCGTTGCTGATTGTGCTGTGGGGAGCGCTGATCGTCGCCTGCGCCTGGGGGGTCTATCGTCTGGTAAAACGAGAACGCGGAGAGGCGCATCAGCACCTCTCCGCGTAA